In one window of Drosophila innubila isolate TH190305 chromosome 2L unlocalized genomic scaffold, UK_Dinn_1.0 4_B_2L, whole genome shotgun sequence DNA:
- the LOC117780944 gene encoding uncharacterized protein LOC117780944 has protein sequence MMSLLNLVQARILFAKENTNIVAATRFLRPLLRSPMAQVVISFVVGYFATIKIAQICALIRSQADKKRPELEFPAQLDADSRSCQSELPPEGEVLSLTRRQLTAFDGLHTDKPIYTALNGKIYDLSSSRQTFSQLGIFSLLAGCNANQVLNIACGSMGVCTDDVIQRWEQSLNAEFNIIGYLIDSDASDGEAESEADDDDMTVVSGIS, from the exons ATGATGTCGCTACTTAATCTGGTGCAAGCACGAATACTATTTGCAA AAGAGAATACCAATATTGTTGCGGCCACAAGATTTCTTCGTCCTCTGCTGAGAAGTCCGATGGCCCAAGTGGTTATCTCTTTTGTGGTTGGTTATTTTGCAACAATTAAGATTGCCCAAATCTGTGCGCTGATCAGAAGCCAAGCCGACAAGAAACGTCCAGAGCTAGAGTTTCCCGCCCAGCTGGATGCGGATAGCAGGAGTTGTCAGTCAGAGTTGCCTCCAGAAGGTGAAGTTCTCTCGCTCACAAGGCGACAGTTGACGGCTTTCGATGGTTTACATACAGACAAACCGATCTATACGGCCCTCAATGGCAAAATCTATGATCTTAGCTCGTCACGGCAAACCTTCTCGCAACTTGGAATCTTTTCCTTGTTGGCCGGCTGTAATGCCAATCAAGTCCTCAATATTGCATGTGGCTCCATGGGAGTTTGTACCGACGATGTCATCCAACGATGGGAGCAGAGCCTTAATGCCGAATTCAATATTATTGGCTATTTAATTGACAGCGATGCGTCCGATGGGGAAGCTGAATCTGAagccgacgacgacgacatgACGGTTGTGAGTGGAATTAGCTAG
- the LOC117780725 gene encoding membrane steroid-binding protein 2 isoform X1: protein MSLFFDNMWIYQLRDWISSPLGIVVLSCILGYIAYIHARREHPTYDDEDYEKEGHVMLPAPLRNLKLTREELKTYDSQNPNGRYLVCLQNKIYDVSCSPEDFGPNGCHKELTGTDIMWYIKKTLRYEPRTFDEYVEEFEKRLEDRFFVAGVLLEDKQQKKEEEKEKEKEKETPAGDARSANSSDSGWDTVNESSIEADFEEVQSEEDRDEEQITKVEDLEETLMWTKADKPILVE, encoded by the coding sequence ATGTCTTTATTTTTCGATAATATGTGGATTTACCAGTTGAGGGATTGGATAAGCTCTCCTTTGGGTATTGTGGTGTTGTCCTGCATTTTGGGATATATTGCCTATATTCACGCACGACGGGAGCATCCGACCTATGATGATGAGGACTACGAGAAGGAGGGACATGTCATGTTGCCAGCTCCACTGCGAAACCTGAAGCTGACTAGAGAAGAGCTGAAGACTTACGATTCGCAGAATCCCAATGGAAGATATTTGGTGTGTTTGCAGAACAAGATATACGATGTGTCCTGTTCCCCAGAGGACTTTGGGCCCAATGGCTGCCATAAGGAATTGACAGGCACCGATATCATGTGGTACATCAAAAAGACATTACGCTATGAGCCACGTACTTTCGATGAATATGTCGAAGAATTTGAGAAAAGACTCGAGGATCGTTTCTTTGTAGCGGGTGTGCTGTTAGAAGACAAACAGCaaaagaaggaggaggagaaggagaaggaaaaGGAGAAGGAGACTCCAGCTGGAGATGCTCGTTCAGCAAACTCCTCAGACTCTGGTTGGGATACAGTCAACGAATCCAGCATTGAGGCTGACTTCGAAGAGGTCCAAAGTGAGGAGGACAGAGATGAGGAGCAAATAACGAAAGTTGAGGACCTTGAAGAGACGCTCATGTGGACAAAGGCAGATAAGCCAATATTGGTTGAATAG
- the LOC117780725 gene encoding membrane steroid-binding protein 2 isoform X2: protein MSLFFDNMWIYQLRDWISSPLGIVVLSCILGYIAYIHARREHPTYDDEDYEKEGHVMLPAPLRNLKLTREELKTYDSQNPNGRYLVCLQNKIYDVSCSPEDFGPNGCHKELTGTDIMWYIKKTLRYEPRTFDEYVEEFEKRLEDRFFVAGVLLEDKDARSANSSDSGWDTVNESSIEADFEEVQSEEDRDEEQITKVEDLEETLMWTKADKPILVE, encoded by the exons ATGTCTTTATTTTTCGATAATATGTGGATTTACCAGTTGAGGGATTGGATAAGCTCTCCTTTGGGTATTGTGGTGTTGTCCTGCATTTTGGGATATATTGCCTATATTCACGCACGACGGGAGCATCCGACCTATGATGATGAGGACTACGAGAAGGAGGGACATGTCATGTTGCCAGCTCCACTGCGAAACCTGAAGCTGACTAGAGAAGAGCTGAAGACTTACGATTCGCAGAATCCCAATGGAAGATATTTGGTGTGTTTGCAGAACAAGATATACGATGTGTCCTGTTCCCCAGAGGACTTTGGGCCCAATGGCTGCCATAAGGAATTGACAGGCACCGATATCATGTGGTACATCAAAAAGACATTACGCTATGAGCCACGTACTTTCGATGAATATGTCGAAGAATTTGAGAAAAGACTCGAGGATCGTTTCTTTGTAGCGGGTGTGCTGTTAGAAGACAA AGATGCTCGTTCAGCAAACTCCTCAGACTCTGGTTGGGATACAGTCAACGAATCCAGCATTGAGGCTGACTTCGAAGAGGTCCAAAGTGAGGAGGACAGAGATGAGGAGCAAATAACGAAAGTTGAGGACCTTGAAGAGACGCTCATGTGGACAAAGGCAGATAAGCCAATATTGGTTGAATAG
- the LOC117779878 gene encoding uncharacterized protein LOC117779878: MTTNVPPLASLGSILDRLYRIKFSEADSNLDSSADFEEVPVSASTPSPLHIQMQAAASYQVAETLADLNEEERKRYGALLFQQSSASKLNIVDLYPIKIEDFQPVMREDKAEEQVQQAVFTQLDNAEEYRQNLMPNEVEMLVVNPTVNQPATTTTPSAMTTLASMESTPSDFTRKLLAEQDDLITEIERKFQLQETTAATTTTAGTISTTRTTKLPPLTHGDSYIDRRVKKSFEFPMQHRASDVMALPNIDFANTKFNTDASDGTEARTASVAAVVQPSHPEFSTTKFYNSKELYNEMLHNKRKLIKEIDTAAAKERELLLLATAGSIIKSSEVPQSSEQSQSQPRQVIRASETTKLEVSSPAPMTTKRVTLTPTRQTFDGTTAGEAKEEEEEATTITSTWTTVKPMKYQKQLKRAKLLLKALKPPVASDQQLENLKVVAAKVKVTSQTANTTVNSTPNPNPTSTPSTTSTATPSPTPSSSSRHPANLAKSASKPIARPRILSRLQEKINSLECEIQNVPQDSHLWRGNETHELLLPIVTTEHCKAGEHCTPNVLTWEGEAEIQSGDILIVEINDAMLTTPHKENITSSQSAAHAAQVYQVTRSGHEHCDVTEGVLLDLTPLVVDGRKLVTLYDKDLTEGVNLLIVVSELWSQQCVRLKVTTKTDNCGENADCSGKGVCYSSTSMEEYECQCCSGFAGPHCEEIDACNPSPCTNNGICVDLSQGHDGNSYQCLCPYGYAGKNCQYESDPCNPAECMNGGSCVGNSTHFHCDCTSGFTGPLCQHSLNECESSPCLHGICVDQEDGFRCFCQPGFAGELCNFEYNECESNPCQNAGECIDHIGSYECRCTKGYTGNRCQIKVDFCASKPCPEGHRCIDHGNDFSCECPGGRNGPDCNQMPRTQCSVNPCTHGGTCWSSGESFYCACRPGYTGTMCEDEFVVETVVSSSEFMVDDVNARNFNDKTFGSSAVLKSPIELHNAYFAAGVLAAAIFIVAIVVTICHCKVNQTYRKFSTRPTSFIPILGFSRRPKLQGKLNKHWLSGKGLSTPSAAGANAAAGAGAGGSNAALSSRHLPAQPNGSSPQTQTTLGGQLHERPFQRHLAMNLENDMYYTVDFSENSQHSPLIQ, encoded by the exons ATGACAACAAACGTGCCGCCACTCGCATCACTGGGCAGCATCCTTGACAGACTCTATCGCATCAAGTTTAGCGAAGCTGATTCCAATCTGGACTCCTCCGCGGACTTTGAAGAGGTGCCCGTCTCCGCCTCAACTCCCTCTCCGCTGCACATTCAAATGCAGGCAGCTGCCTCGTATCAAGTGGCCGAAACTCTGGCCGATCTTAATGAGGAGGAGAGGAAACGTTATGGCGCATTGTTATTTCAGCAATCGTCGGCAAGCAAACTCAACATTGTGGATCTCTATCCAATTAAAATTGAGGACTTTCAGCCCGTAATGAGAGAAGATAAAGCGGAGGAGCAAGTGCAACAGGCTGTCTTTACACAGCTGGATAATGCTGAGGAATATCGACAGAATCTTATGCCCAATGAGGTAGAAATGTTGGTTGTAAATCCAACAGTTAATcagccagcaacaacgacaactccTTCAGCCATGACAACTCTGGCCAGCATGGAGTCCACGCCGAGTGATTTTACACGTAAATTGCTGGCTGAGCAGGATGATTTGATAACGGAAATTGAGCGCAAATTTCAGCTGCAAgagacaacagcagcaaccacaacaaccgcAGGCACCATCAGCACCACTAGAACAACAAAGTTACCTCCACTGACACATGGTGATAGCTACATCGATCGACGTGTGAAGAAAAGCTTCGAGTTTCCCATGCAACATCGTGCTAGCGACGTTATGGCCCTGCCCAACATTGATTTTGCCAACACTAAATTCAACACGGATGCTTCTGATGGGACCGAGGCAAGGACAGCCTCAGTGGCTGCTGTGGTTCAACCATCGCATCCCGAATTCTCCACCACAAAGTTCTACAATAGCAAAGAGTTGTACAACGAAATGTTACATAATAAACGCAAGTTAATCAAAGAAATTGACACTGCAGCGGCTAAAGAACgggaattgttgttgttggccacaGCAGGCAGCATTATAAAGTCATCAGAGGTTCCACAAAGTTCGgagcagtcgcagtcgcagccaCGTCAAGTCATTAGAGCAAGCGAAACCACAAAGTTGGAGGTCTCGTCACCAGCGCCAATGACGACAAAACGCGTGACTTTGACGCCCACCCGGCAAACTTTTGACGGCACCACAGCAGGGGAggcaaaagaagaagaagaagaagctacAACAATAACCAGCACTTGGACTACTGTGAAACCCATGAAATACCAGAAGCAGCTGAAACGCGCTAAATTATTGCTCAAGGCACTGAAGCCGCCAGTTGCCAGCGACCAACAGTTGGAAAATCTAAAAGTGGTCGCTGCAAAAGTCAAAGTTACATCCCAAACAGCCAATACAACTGTTAACTCCactcccaatcccaatcccactTCCACTCCCAGTACCACTTCCACTGCCACTCCCAGTCCCACTCCCAGTTCCTCTTCCAGGCATCCGGCTAATCTAGCTAAATCAGCTTCAAAGCCAATTGCTCGTCCGCGTATTTTAAGTCGCCTTCAGGAGAAAATCAATTCGCTTGAATGTGAGATACAAAATGTGCCGCAGGATTCACATTTGTGGCGAGGCAACGAAACGCacgagctgctgctgccaattGTG ACTACGGAACATTGTAAAGCCGGAGAGCATTGTACGCCCAATGTGTTAACATGGGAAGGTGAAGCCGAAATCCAATCTGGCGATATTTTGATTGTCGAAATCAACGATGCCATGTTGACTACACCACACAAAGAAAACATCACTAGCAG CCAAAGTGCCGCACATGCCGCTCAGGTTTATCAGGTAACACGCTCCGGCCACGAGCATTGTGATGTTACTGAAGGTGTACTCCTGGACTTAACACCCTTGGTGGTCGATGGCAGAAAACTGGTTACCTTATATGACAAGGATCTCACCGAGGGAGTTAACCTGCTAATTG TGGTGTCCGAGCTGTGGAGTCAACAGTGTGTGCGTTTAAAGGTGACCACGAAAACCGACAATTGTGGCGAGAACGCCGATTGTTCCGGCAAAGGGGTGTGTTATTCGAGCACATCCATGGAGGAGTACGAGTGCCAATGCTGTAGCGGTTTTGCGGGACCACATTGTGAGGAGATCGATGCTTGTAACCCCAGTCCCTGCACCAATAATGGCATCTGTGTGGACCTCTCGCAGGGTCACGACGGCAACTCTTACCAATGCCTTTGTCCATATG GTTATGCGGGCAAAAATTGTCAATATGAATCGGATCCCTGTAATCCGGCGGAGTGCATGAATGGCGGCAGCTGTGTGGGTAATTCCACGCACTTTCA CTGTGATTGCACTTCTGGCTTCACAGGGCCCCTCTGTCAGCATAGTCTCAATGAATGTGAGTCCTCGCCCTGTTTGCATGGTATCTGTGTGGATCAGGAGGACGGTTTTCGCTGCTTCTGCCAGCCCG GATTCGCGGGCGAGTTGTGCAACTTTGAATATAATGAATGCGAATCGAATCCATGTCAGAATGCCGGCGAGTGCATCGATCACATTGGCAGCTACGAGTGCCGCTGTACGAAGGGATACACGGGCAACCGTTGCCAAATAAAG GTTGATTTCTGCGCCAGTAAGCCGTGCCCCGAAGGACATCGCTGTATTGATCATGGAAATGATTTTAGCTGCGAATGCCCTGGAGGTCGCAATGGACCGGATTGTAATCAAATGCCACGAACG CAGTGCAGCGTCAATCCGTGCACTCATGGCGGTACTTGCTGGTCCAGTGGCGAGAGCTTCTACTGTGCCTGTCGTCCTGGATATACGGGCACAATGTGCGAAG ATGAGTTTGTGGTGGAGACGGTCGTCAGCTCCAGTGAATTTATGGTCGACGATGTGAACGCCAGAAATTTTAATGACAAAACTTTTGGTTCATCGGCTGTGCTTAAGAGTCCTATTGAATTGCATAATGCATATTTTGCGGCTGGCGTTTTGGCGGCCGCCATTTTCATCGTTGCCATTGTG GTCACCATCTGTCACTGCAAAGTGAATCAAACGTATCGAAAATTCTCAACGCGTCCCACTTCGTTTATACCCATTTTGGGCTTCAGTCGACGGCCCAAGTTGCAGGGCAAACTTAATAAACATTGGCTAAGTGGCAAAGGTCTCAGCACACCGTCGGCTGCAGGTGCAAATGCCGCCGCAGGTGCAGGTGCAGGTGGAAGCAATGCGGCACTGTCAAGTCGTCATTTGCCCGCCCAACCAAATGGCAGCAGCCCCCAGACACAGACCACGTTGGGGGGTCAACTGCATGAGCGACCGTTTCAACGGCATCTGGCCATGAACCTGGAGAATGACATGTACTACACGGTCGATTTCAGTGAGAACTCGCAGCACTCTCCGCTAATACAGTGA